The region ACACTAATAGTAAGGAACTGGTGGGCAAGACCTGCCTTATCAAGGAAGCAATACGCGGCGGCTACTCGAATCACATGACTCGTATACGTGTTAAACAAGAACGTTGCGATAGTCACTTTTTAGCAATCAGCCTCCATGCCGCATGGGTACGAGGTGATTTCCTTGAGCGTGCGAATAAATGGATAGGTCAGGCTGGAATCAACGGTAAATTACTTGGAGAGTTCCGGATCCCCCTCCCGCCTCTCCCCGTCCAGCAGGCCATCGTCGCCGAGATCGAGGCCGAGCAGGCGCTCGTCGCCGCCAACCGCGAGCTCATCGCGCGCTTCGAGAGGAAGATACAGGCCACCCTCGCCCGCGTCTGGGGCGAAGAGCCCGCCTGAGTTCCAATGGTATGTTACCGGCAGCACTTCAACGTTGCCTGATCAGTCCCGTATTCCTATATTGGGCAGTTGGCGGTCTTGCGTTGATCGTGCCGCGAGCGTCGTGCCCTAATCGCTCCGCTGCCATGCCTCTCGGTAAGCGTCCTCGATCTGCCCTGCCTCGGCGTCTGTCAGCGCGCTGAACTCCCTTTCACGCGCCCTCCTGGAAAGGCGCCCATCGTTCTGACGGAGGAACCGGAAAAGCAGGTCCGACGTCATGTCCGGCATGTCTACAATTGTCGCCACCTGGCTGCGGAACCGGTCGTAGCGGCGCAAGAAGTCTGTCTCTTTAGGAAGGTCCTCCTCGACGGTCTGCTGGACGCAGGCGTATAGAAACTCCGCGTGTGGCGTCGCATCAAAGAACCGGTAGAAGTCTCCTGTGTCGTTTAGGACTCGAACATTGGACTCGGCGGTGGGTTCCCAATCGACCACCGGCAGGAGACGGGCCGAATAGTCCTCAAGCACTCTGCGATACTCCTCGATCCGATCCAGAATAGCAGCCGACACCGGGAATACGACTCCGGGCGGGTTGAAGCCGCGTTGGGCAAGCACGTGGTGGATAAGATAGCGATGGAGCCGGCCGTTCCCATCCTCCAGGGGGTGGGCATACACGAACCCAAAAGCCAGTACCGCTGCCGCGATGACGGGGTCGAGCTGCTGGACGGCGCCTTTCTCGAAAGCAATGAGCCCATTGACAAGGGACGGCAGGTCCTCGGGCCTGGCACTGATGTGGTACGGCAGCGGCATTCGCGTGTCGCGGTCGTGCTCCCCCACGAATCCTCCGTCTGTCCGCAGCCCCAACCGCACGAAGCGGGCATCTCCTATGACGATACGTTGCAGCCGCAGCAATTCCCGGAGCTCAAGGGGCTTTTTGCCGGCTTCGCCAATGGCGCGCGCCCAACGTTGCATCCGGTCATGGGGGGCCCGCTCTCCCTCTATCGCATAGCTTGCACGCGAGTCTTTAAGGAGCAAGAATGCGGCGGTCCGGGCAATTATGTCGCGCGGAACGTCTGCGACGGCCTCCAGAGCGCGCTGTTGCATCCCAAGTGCAACGTATCGGTCCAAAGTCTCGGTACGAAACACCATAGGACAGAAGCCGGGTATGCCGGGTAGGTTGTTTCTGACTCGATGCCGAGGGGAGTTAGCCCCAGAGGCAGCCCATTGCAGATCGGTGTCAACCACCGAGACGTAGCGGCCCGTAGTTGCGTCCAGGAGGTCCAAGCGTGTGCTTGTCAGCCACTCGTAGAGAAACCATAAGCGGCGAGAGTACACGCCCGTGGGTCTAGCACGCACCAGTGCTTCAAAGGCCCCGGGGCCAATGGCCAGAATGAGGCGCTTGAGAATGGCGAGGTCTAACCCTTCGTACTTGAGCGCAAATGTCAGATGCCCTTCCAGAGTTGGGTGGGGCGCGTGGCGCGGTGTCAGGATGCGCCAACCGTCCTTTTCTATCACCCTGTGGCGCTCGCCAATGGCGGCAAGGGTGCGTGGCAAAGGCGCGGAGAGGTCATAGGCTTCTACAAGGGCGCTGTAACCAGCAGGCGTGGCACTCTCTGGAAGCCATCGTTCCCGAAATACGGTCACTGGCCCTGAAAACTTGATGCTATTGCCTCTTCTCATGAAAAACAGTCCTTGTTCCTGAAATTTAATGCTCAAGCACAATATTTCGTGAAAATCCATTCTAACCGATTGGGAAGTTAATGCAATGGCTGCTTGTTGATCCCGCACAGCCTGCCTCCTGCTCCTACCGTTTCTTAAACTTCTGCTAAACACTTTTTGCCTCAAAACTGCCGGTCAACTCCCTTGCGTGTTAAAACATTTGTTCTTTATGTTGGAAATAGAACGTTTGTATTAACTAGCGGTGCCATGCCCATAGCGTGTGTCCTCATAACTCACTTCCCCCTCAAGGTGGAGCTGCAGCGCCGCCCGGACCTCAAGGGCAAAAGCGTGATCGTCGCGCGCACCGCAAGAAAGGAGAACGAGATCGTAGACTTCTCCCCTGACCTCAAAGGGCTGCACAGGGGCGGCCGCCTGAGCGAGGCGCTCTCATCCTGGTCGAACGTGCACGTGGTGGAGGCCGACGACGACCACTACCAGAAGGCGTTCAATGACATCCTGGTCTCCCTTTTGCGCTACAACCCTGCCGTGGAACAGGCAGAGGTGGGTATTGCCTACGCTGAGATGGATGGGATGGAGCTCCTCTACGGCGAAACCGCGCGCATGGTCGCCACGTTCTGCAACGCAGTCCCTTCGCCCTTCGGGGCGCGCATCGGGACCGGCCCCAACAAGTTCGTGGCGTACCTGGCCGCCGGCGTCGCTGCCCCATGCGGCGCATACAAGGCGCCGGATGGTCCCGCGGCCTTCATCCGCAGCTTCCCTGTAGACTGCCTGCCCGTGGACATGGAAATACGCCAGAGGCTCCACATGCTGCACCTGGACCGGCTGGGAGACGTCGCCGATATCGGCGTCGGGCCGCTGCAATCGCAGTTCGGCCCACAGGGCAAGCTCATCTGGGAGCTCGCCAACGGCACAGACAACCGCCCCGTCATCCCCATGAAGCCGGAAGAGTCGGTTACCGAGAGCCTTGGCTTCCCGTACGAGGTAAGCTCCATGGACACCCTGCTCTCCGCTCTTGACGTATTGCTCCGGAAGGCGTTCGGCAGGCCGGAAATGCGCGGCAAATTCCCAGTAAAGACCGTCATCCAGTGCAGCAGGGCAAACACCCCCACCTGGTCAAAGACATTCCACCTCCGCGAAGGCATCGGAGACGCCGCCCGCGCGTTCGAAATCGTCAAGGGCACCCTGGGGGCAGACCGGCCGGACGGCCCGTTTGAGACCGTTGCCGTCACCCTGTCCGACTTCCGTGGAGAGCCCAGCAGGCAGGATGGCCTTGTCCCCCGCGCTAACGGTATAAAACGCGACCTGGCGGAGATAGACCGCCTGCTGCGCGCCCGCACAAAGGAGCGGTCCGCGCTGTACCACATCCTCCCTATCCACCCTGCCCACCCGGTCCCGGAGATGAGGGCCATACAGGTGTCCGTGGACCCGAGCGCCGGGAGCACCGTGAAAACGCTCCAGCGCCCGTCTCCCCTCAAGGTGCTGGAGGGCGCCGCCATACCCAAAAGGCTACATGTTGGAGAGCGCACCGTCCGCATCTCGTCGGTCCTGGACTCCTGGAAGATAAAGCTCTGGTGGATGGCCCAGCCGGTGGAGCGGCTGTACTACAAGCTGGGCTGCTCGGACGGCAATTGCATTACCGTTTTCCAGGACCTGGGCACCGGCGAATGGTTCGAGCAGTCCTACTAGCCACTCCATATGAGTTCCTACGTTGAGCTCCGGGTCAGAAGCTTCTACTCCTTCGGGGAGGGCGCCAGCCACCTCCACGACCTGCTGGCGCGCGCCGCCGGACTCGGGTATGCCGCCCTCGCCCTTACGGACACGAACCTGTGCGGCGCGCTCGAGTTCGCACGGCTTGCGCATAACCTCGGCGTGCGCCCAATCACCGGCGGCCAGATCACACTCACCGACGGCTCCAGGCTCACCTTCCTCGCCAAAAACCGGGAAGGCTATTCCAACCTCTCCCGCATGTTTACCACGGCCAACTCCGTGGACCGGCGCAACCCCCTCCTGGACCCTCGCCTGGTCCCGGCCCACGCGGGCGGGCTGGTCCTCATCACAGGCTGCGCCGACAGCGCCGTCTCACGCCTGGTTACCAGGGGCCACACCGGGGATGCCGAGGCCCTCCTCCGGGAATATGCAGACGCCTTCGGCCCGCGCTCGGTCTACATCGGCCTGCAGCAAAACAGGGTGTATGGGGACACCTCCCGCAACCGCAAGCTCATCGAAATTGCGGACCGTCTCAACATCTCCCTCCTGGCGACGAACGACGTCTACTACCACGTCCCGGAGCGGCACAAGCTCCAGAATATCCTTACCGCAGTGAGGAACAACTGCACCCTGAATGAGTGCATCGACCTGCTGAAGCCCAACGAGAACTTCTACCTGCGCTCCCCGGAGCACATGGCCAGGATCTTCAAGGAGCGCCCTGACGCCCTGCGAAATACACTGACCGTTGCGGAGATGTGCGAGTTCGACCTGTCGAAAGACCTGGGGTACGGGCTCCCTGAGCCTGCAGTGCCTCCGGGCTACACCCCAGAAACGTATCTCAGGCTGCTGTGCAACGAGGCCGCCCAGAGGCGGTACGGCACAGTCCCTGAGAAGGTGCACAACCGGCTGAATGACGAGTTCTATCTCTTCCGGAAGCACAAGCTTTTCGGCTTCCTTCTCCTGTACCGCGAGATCTCGCAGATCGCGCACCGCATCATGATAGAAAAGGGGCTGACTCCCCCCGAGACACCCATGGAAAACCGCCCTCCAGGCCGCGGCCGGGGCTCCTCCGTTGCGCTGCTCACCGGATACCTTATCGGCATCTCCCACGTCGATCCCACGGCCTTCGATCTCACACTGGAGAGGTTCCTGCCGGAGGACATGACATCCCTCCCGGACATCGACCTCGACTTCCCAAGGCAGTTGCGGGAGACCCTCATTGAGCGCATCCACAAGGAGTTCGGCCAGGAGCGGGCAGTCCTGGTGGGGGCGATAAGCACCTACAGGATAAAGGGAGTCATCGCAGACGTCGGCAAGGCGCTGGGACTCCCGAGCGAGGCGCTGCGCCGCCTGGCAAACAGCATCCACACCGGCGACCTCCGGGCAGAGATGCTCCAGATGGCCGACTTTGCCCAAAAAGTGGACTCGCCCGGCTGGAGGGACCTCATCGAAGTCGCGCCCCAGCTCCTGCAGGCGCCGAAGGCCCTGGGGCAGCACGTGGGCGGTATGATTCTCAGCTCATCGCCGATACCTGAAATGGTGCCGGTGCGCAGGAGCGCAATCGAAGGGCGCTTCATCATGGACTGGAACAAGGACAGCGTGGACGATGCCGGCTTCGCCAAGATAGATGTCC is a window of SAR202 cluster bacterium DNA encoding:
- a CDS encoding Fic family protein, giving the protein MDFHEILCLSIKFQEQGLFFMRRGNSIKFSGPVTVFRERWLPESATPAGYSALVEAYDLSAPLPRTLAAIGERHRVIEKDGWRILTPRHAPHPTLEGHLTFALKYEGLDLAILKRLILAIGPGAFEALVRARPTGVYSRRLWFLYEWLTSTRLDLLDATTGRYVSVVDTDLQWAASGANSPRHRVRNNLPGIPGFCPMVFRTETLDRYVALGMQQRALEAVADVPRDIIARTAAFLLLKDSRASYAIEGERAPHDRMQRWARAIGEAGKKPLELRELLRLQRIVIGDARFVRLGLRTDGGFVGEHDRDTRMPLPYHISARPEDLPSLVNGLIAFEKGAVQQLDPVIAAAVLAFGFVYAHPLEDGNGRLHRYLIHHVLAQRGFNPPGVVFPVSAAILDRIEEYRRVLEDYSARLLPVVDWEPTAESNVRVLNDTGDFYRFFDATPHAEFLYACVQQTVEEDLPKETDFLRRYDRFRSQVATIVDMPDMTSDLLFRFLRQNDGRLSRRAREREFSALTDAEAGQIEDAYREAWQRSD
- the dnaE gene encoding DNA polymerase III subunit alpha, yielding MSSYVELRVRSFYSFGEGASHLHDLLARAAGLGYAALALTDTNLCGALEFARLAHNLGVRPITGGQITLTDGSRLTFLAKNREGYSNLSRMFTTANSVDRRNPLLDPRLVPAHAGGLVLITGCADSAVSRLVTRGHTGDAEALLREYADAFGPRSVYIGLQQNRVYGDTSRNRKLIEIADRLNISLLATNDVYYHVPERHKLQNILTAVRNNCTLNECIDLLKPNENFYLRSPEHMARIFKERPDALRNTLTVAEMCEFDLSKDLGYGLPEPAVPPGYTPETYLRLLCNEAAQRRYGTVPEKVHNRLNDEFYLFRKHKLFGFLLLYREISQIAHRIMIEKGLTPPETPMENRPPGRGRGSSVALLTGYLIGISHVDPTAFDLTLERFLPEDMTSLPDIDLDFPRQLRETLIERIHKEFGQERAVLVGAISTYRIKGVIADVGKALGLPSEALRRLANSIHTGDLRAEMLQMADFAQKVDSPGWRDLIEVAPQLLQAPKALGQHVGGMILSSSPIPEMVPVRRSAIEGRFIMDWNKDSVDDAGFAKIDVLSLPVLDQMDETLTLVEQRTGKRPDLSRAGSDDPELYDMINQGKTIGVFLIQSPAQIKTSIRFKARNLKDMAYQVALIRPGVGVQGSAVSTFITRYRRPEIKWEYDHPLQARALERGCGIIVWQEQVVQVIADVGGMTTSEADQVRRAFAKPNNAHLLEMYKKRFMAGAALKGVHPEAAEKTWGMVNGHYMFPESHSYAFAINALQAAWLKAHYPLEFFTTLMNNLPMGFYPREVIKQDARRFGVQYLNPDINASEVECRPLENGMLMGLRFVKDIREATARRIVDERRQNGRFDSIGRFVQRLSLKPSAMRSLVFAGAFDSLSRNRKTALWEAALYDGPSASQLRLPLNMDMNVPALPDFSPYEKALGEYIVLEIYPQGHLMEFLRPRLRNVWTTQQVENARDGQYASVAGMVVARQHPRGAEWTTFITIEDEHFYTQLIVRPEVFQVYRNTLRSPVIKASGRISRSDDGNVNMIVAHMEPVDVPSRLPKSHDWH